In the genome of Kutzneria kofuensis, the window AGAGACGTTGTTGCACAAAATCCTGCCAGGTAGGCTGGTGGTCGTGTTGAGATCCGTGGCCGCGCTGGTCGTCGACGGGGTCGCCCCGTTCGAGTTCGGCGTGGTCTGTGAGGTGTTCGGCATCGACCGGACCGACGACGGCGTGCCGCCCTTCGACTTCCGGGTGTGCGCCGAGCGGCCCGGCGAGCCCGTGCGGACCAGCGTCGGCGTGCAGCTGACGCCGGACCGCCCGCTGGCCGACCTGGTGTCGGCCGACCTGGTCGCCGTGCCGGCGTGCACGGTCCGGGCCGAATACCCACCGGCTGTGCTGGCGGCGCTGCGGGAGGCGGCGGACCACGGCGCGATGCTGCTCTCCGTGTGCAGCGGCGGTTTCGTGCTCGGCGCCGCCGGACTGCTCGACGACCGGGCCTGCACCGTGCACTGGCGGTATGCCGAGGAGTTCCAGCGCCGGTTCGGCAAGGCCCGCGTCGACGCCGACGTGCTCTACGTCGACGACGGCAACCTCATCACCAGTGCCGGCACCGCCGCCGGCATCGACGCCTGCCTGCACATCGTGCGCCGTGAACTCGGCTCCCGCGTCGCCGCCCTCATCGCGCGGCGCATGGTCGTCGCCCCGCAGCGGGATGGCGGTCAGCGGCAGTTCGTCGAGATGCCCGTGCCGGAATGCACTGCCGACAGCCTCCAGCCGGTGCTGTTGTGGATGCTGGAGACGCTGACCGAGGAGCACACGGTCGCCGAGCTGGCCGCCCGCGCCGCGATGTCCGAGCGGACGTTCGCGCGGCGCTTCGTCGCCGAGACCGGCACGACCCCGCACCGCTGGCTCACCACCCAGCGGGTGCTGCACGCGCGCACCCTACTGGAGCAGAGCACCCTCGGCGTCGACGAGATCTCCCGGCTGGCCGGCTTCGGCACGCCCGCCCTGCTGCGGCACCACTTCCAGCGCGTCATCGGCGTGACGCCGACGGACTACCGCCGCTCCTTCTCAGCGTGACCGCAGCCAGTCGCGGTAGTGGGTGGCCGCGAGGGGAGCGTCGGCGGGGGCGATCAGGGCGTCGTCTTTGACGACAGCAAACCGGTAGAAGTCGGCCGCGCCGACAGCGTCGGGGACGCCGAGTTCGGCGGCCACCGCGGTGATGGCCTTCGCGCCAGTCGCGAGATCGGCCCGGCCGTCGGTGGTGTAGTGCGGCGCGATGAACGTCTTGTAGTGGGACTGGATCTCCTCGGCGGTGTGCCGGCCCAGGAACGTCCGCATGTGCTTGGTCGTGGTGCCGGGATCGTTGTGGATCACCTGCAACGCCCGTTGGTGGGCGCGGACGACGGCCTGCACGGCGGGATCGTCCGGCCGGATATGGGTCGGGTCGACGGCGACGCCCACGGTGGGAATCCGGAAGTGGTCGCCGACCCAGGCCAGCACCCGCAAGCCGGCCATGGCTTCCGGCGCCATGGTGCTGCCGACGTAGGCGGCGTCGATCGTGCCGTCCGCGAGTTGGCGCAGGTCCATGCCGTAGTCGCCGGGGGAGCGGACCACGCAGTCGACGTCGCGGTCCGGGTCGAGGCCGGCCTGGCGCAGCACGATCCGGGCGAAGCAGCCGGGCGCGGTGTGCGGGGCGTGCACGGCCAGCTTCTTCCCGGCCAGGTCGGCGAGCTCGGTCAGGCCGGGGCGGGCGAGGAACCAGAACAGCGGACGGTGGGTGTTGACGGTGAGCGCCACCCACGGGACGCCGCCGGTCAGCCGGGACAGCAGCGCCCGGCCGAGCCCGATGGTCGCGCCGCGGCGCAGGCGTTCCTCGTCCCAGGCGCAGCCGTCGCGCAGCGCGACGTGGACGTTCTCGGCTTCGTAGAAGCCTTCCTGGTCCGCGATGTGCGCGACCAGCTCCTCGTGCATGCCCCGCCCCACGTAGGCGAGATCGATGGTGTGCATGACCAACCCCTCAGTACATCGCCATGCCGCCGTTGACGGCGGCCGTCGTGCCGGTCATGAAGGTGTTGTCCGCGCTGGCGTAGAAGGCGACCGCCTGCGCGACGTCCTTGGGCAGCGCCAGGCGGCCCATCGGGGTCGCCGCGATCTGCCGCTGCTTCTGTTCGTCGTCGAGGACGTTCGAGATCTTGGTCTCGGCCACCGGGCCGGGCTCCACGACGTTGACGGTGATGCCCAGCGGGCCCAGTTCCTGGGCCAGGTAGCGGGCGAACTGCGTCAGCGCGGCCTTGGCCGTGCCCAGTGCGATCATGCCGGCGCGGGGCCGGCGGCTCAGTCCCGTGCCGAGAAGGACGATCCGGCCGCCGTGATCGGTCATGTGCGGCAGGACGGCCTTGGTGACCGTGAACGCCGCCTTCATCTCGTCGTCGAGCTTGCCGCCCAGCTCGTCCCAGGTCATGTCCCGGAACGGCTTGATCGCGTACGGGGTGAGGGCGTTGTGCACGAGCACGTCGACGCCGCCCCAGCTGTCGTGGACCTGGTCGATCATGGCGTCGACCGCTGCGTTGTCGCGTACATCGGCCTGCACGGCCATGGCCTGACCGCCCTCGGCCTCGATACCGGCCACCACCTCCTTGGCCGCGGTCTCGCTGTGCAGGTAGTTGACGACCACTCGCATCCCGCGTGCCGCCAGCAGGCGCGCGGTTGCCGCGCCGATTCCGCTGCTGGCTCCGGTGATCAACGCCACCCTGCCGGTGTCCCCAGTCACTTGTCCTCCAGTGGTCAGGAGTTGCCCTCGCGGATCGCTCCGTACAGCACTGTGTCCACGGTCGTCCGCAGCAGATCTGCCGCGGTGCAGTCGAGTTCGCGGGGCAGCTGCGAGTTCAGCAGCCGCTCCACCGCGCCCCGGGTGATCTCACCCAGCAGCTCCGGCGGCGCCGTCAGCAGTCCGCGCCGGTGGCCGTCCCGGAACAGCTCGTCCAGCCGCTGGTAGACCACCGCGTCGATCCGCTGCTCCACGTGTCGGCGGAGCATTGCG includes:
- a CDS encoding GlxA family transcriptional regulator — protein: MLRSVAALVVDGVAPFEFGVVCEVFGIDRTDDGVPPFDFRVCAERPGEPVRTSVGVQLTPDRPLADLVSADLVAVPACTVRAEYPPAVLAALREAADHGAMLLSVCSGGFVLGAAGLLDDRACTVHWRYAEEFQRRFGKARVDADVLYVDDGNLITSAGTAAGIDACLHIVRRELGSRVAALIARRMVVAPQRDGGQRQFVEMPVPECTADSLQPVLLWMLETLTEEHTVAELAARAAMSERTFARRFVAETGTTPHRWLTTQRVLHARTLLEQSTLGVDEISRLAGFGTPALLRHHFQRVIGVTPTDYRRSFSA
- a CDS encoding ABC transporter substrate-binding protein, coding for MHTIDLAYVGRGMHEELVAHIADQEGFYEAENVHVALRDGCAWDEERLRRGATIGLGRALLSRLTGGVPWVALTVNTHRPLFWFLARPGLTELADLAGKKLAVHAPHTAPGCFARIVLRQAGLDPDRDVDCVVRSPGDYGMDLRQLADGTIDAAYVGSTMAPEAMAGLRVLAWVGDHFRIPTVGVAVDPTHIRPDDPAVQAVVRAHQRALQVIHNDPGTTTKHMRTFLGRHTAEEIQSHYKTFIAPHYTTDGRADLATGAKAITAVAAELGVPDAVGAADFYRFAVVKDDALIAPADAPLAATHYRDWLRSR
- a CDS encoding SDR family NAD(P)-dependent oxidoreductase, encoding MTGDTGRVALITGASSGIGAATARLLAARGMRVVVNYLHSETAAKEVVAGIEAEGGQAMAVQADVRDNAAVDAMIDQVHDSWGGVDVLVHNALTPYAIKPFRDMTWDELGGKLDDEMKAAFTVTKAVLPHMTDHGGRIVLLGTGLSRRPRAGMIALGTAKAALTQFARYLAQELGPLGITVNVVEPGPVAETKISNVLDDEQKQRQIAATPMGRLALPKDVAQAVAFYASADNTFMTGTTAAVNGGMAMY